DNA from Acidimicrobiia bacterium:
CAGGTGGTTGACTTTCATCGTGATGTGCCCGTCGGCACCGAGCGCCGCCTGGGCGCGGATGCGTTCGACGATCTCGTGCCGCAGAGTGACCGGAGCCACCAGTAACCGCCGGTACGACTCCCGGCGGCCTAGTCCGGTGAGAACGTTGAAGAGCTCGGTGAGGTCGGACCCGATGTCCTGGTCGGCGGTCAGCAGCCCCAGATCCTCATAGAGGCGCGCCGTCTTCGGGTTGTAGTTGCCGGTCCCGATGTGCGAGTACCGAACCAGCCGGTCGCCCTCCCGACGGACGACGAGGGCCACCTTGGCGTGGGTCTTGAGTCCCACCATGCCGTACACCACGTGAGCACCCGCCTCCTCCAGGATGCGTGCCCAGGCGATGTTGGCCTCCTCGTCGAACCGTGCCTTCAGCTCGACGATGACCACCACCTGTTTGCCGGCCCGCGCCGCGGAGACGAGCGAGTGCACGATCGACTGCTCGCCACCGAGCGCAGGGTCATCGGGGTCCGAGGTTCGATAGAGGGTCTGTTTGATGGCTACGACGTCGGGATCGCGGGCGGCGGCAGCGATGAAGGCGCCCACCGCGTTGGCGAAGGAGTCGTACGGGAGGTGGACCAGGATGTCGCGTTGGCGGATGCGATCGAAGATCGTCTCGTCGGGGCGCGGCATCAGGATCGGCTGGGTGGCCGCCACCGAAGGCTCGTGGCGGAGGTCGGGACGGCGCAGCGCCGCGATGGTCACCAGACCGGACAGCGCAAGCTGCCCGTCGGTGAGGTACACGTCCTGGTCGCGGATACGCATCTCGCTGCGCAGCAACTCGATGACGTGCTCGGGCATCGTCGGGTCGACCTCGAGGCGGACCACGTTGCTGAACCGATGGCGGGTCTCGAGCAGCTCCTCCATGGCCGAGACCAGGTCGTCGGTCTCGGCGATCGCCTGCTCGGCGCTCCGGGTGACGCGGAACGGGTGCGCGCTGAGCACGGTGCGTCCCGGGAACAGGCTGGCCACCTGGGAAGCGATCACCTGTTCGGTGGGCACGAACGTGGAACCGTCGTCGATGGGCAGATATCGGGGGAGCAGCGGTGGAACCTTCACCCGGGCGAACCGGGGGCTGCGGCCGGCGGAGTCGAGGACCGTCACGGCCAGGTTGAGGGATAGGTTTGAAATGTACGGGAACGGGTGGGACGGGTCCACGGCGAGCGGCGTGAGCATGGGGTAGATCGACGTCTCGAAGGTCTCCACGAGCGCCTTGGTGGCATCGTCGTCGAGTTCCTCCCAGTCGGCGATGACGATGCCGTGGGCCCGCAACCCCGGCCTGAGCTCGGCGTCGAACAGTCGTTGCATGCGGGCCTCGAGCGCCTGGACCCGCCCGCGGGCGATCAGTTGTTGCTCGTCCACTCCGAGCCCGTCGTCGGTCACGAGGGGCACGCCCGCCGCCGCCTTGTCGAGAAGGCTGGCGACCCGTACCTGGAAGAACTCGTCCAGGTTGGAGGCCACGATCGCCAGGAAGCGGACGCGCTCGAGCAGGGGCACGTTCGGGTCCTCGGCCACGGCGAGAACCCGATGCTGGAAGTCGAGGATCGACAGCTCACGGTTGGTGAGACGCTGGGCCACGACTAGATGGTCGGCGCGAACGGGTGTGGAGTCAATAGAAGATGCGGGTGCCGGGGGCCAGCCGCCCGGCACCAGGCCCCAGACGGACCGCTTTAGGGGTTCTCGAGGGCGGTGATCTTGGCGACGCGCCTGCGGTGGCGCTCGTCGCCCGAGAACCTTGCCTCTAAGAATGCGGTGACGATCTCGCGAGCCAGGTGGGTGCCGATCACCCGACTCCCCAAGGCGATGGCGTTGGCGTCATCGTGCTCGACCGCCTGGTGGGCGGTGTAGGTGTCGTGCGCCTGGGCGCATCGGATGCCGGCGAGCTTGTTGGCGGCGATGGCGGCACCCGCTCCGGACCCGCACACGATGATGCCGCGTTCGGCTTTGCCTGAAGCGATCGCCTTGCCAATCGCCGCGGCGTAGTCCGGGTAGTCGACAGGCTCGGTCGAGTGGGTTCCCAGATCGGTCACTGCATGGCCGGCGGCTGCGACGAACTGAGCCAGGAACTCTTTCATCTCGTAGCCGGCATGGTCGGCGGCGATGGCGACGCGCATGACACGAGGCTAGCGGGACCGCCCACCGGCCCTGGAGCCTGGAGCCTCGGGAGCGGTGCCGTGTGGCTTCGGATCGCGACGCCCGCCTTACACTCGACGCACGATGGACCAGTTCCTCGTCAGCGGCGGGACGCCCCTCGAAGGGTCGGTGGGCGTGTTCGGTGCCAAGAACGCAGCCCTCAAGCAC
Protein-coding regions in this window:
- the ppk1 gene encoding polyphosphate kinase 1 translates to MAQRLTNRELSILDFQHRVLAVAEDPNVPLLERVRFLAIVASNLDEFFQVRVASLLDKAAAGVPLVTDDGLGVDEQQLIARGRVQALEARMQRLFDAELRPGLRAHGIVIADWEELDDDATKALVETFETSIYPMLTPLAVDPSHPFPYISNLSLNLAVTVLDSAGRSPRFARVKVPPLLPRYLPIDDGSTFVPTEQVIASQVASLFPGRTVLSAHPFRVTRSAEQAIAETDDLVSAMEELLETRHRFSNVVRLEVDPTMPEHVIELLRSEMRIRDQDVYLTDGQLALSGLVTIAALRRPDLRHEPSVAATQPILMPRPDETIFDRIRQRDILVHLPYDSFANAVGAFIAAAARDPDVVAIKQTLYRTSDPDDPALGGEQSIVHSLVSAARAGKQVVVIVELKARFDEEANIAWARILEEAGAHVVYGMVGLKTHAKVALVVRREGDRLVRYSHIGTGNYNPKTARLYEDLGLLTADQDIGSDLTELFNVLTGLGRRESYRRLLVAPVTLRHEIVERIRAQAALGADGHITMKVNHLVDSAVIEELYAASAAGTPVDLIVRGTCCLRPQVAGMSDTITVRSIIGRYLEHSRAFRFGVGDAAEYLIGSADMMHRNLDARVEALVPIQHPRLRRRLDEILRVYLADDRLAWTLEGDRWTKVPTTVGVDSHRRFQTLAEARAHGAYPDPDHAASSPNVIVAAGGIVTRTSFDGVREVLVVHRPHYDDWSFPKGKTDPDETEAEAALREVREETGYLCSLGASVGTVEYRMSAGLPKVVTYWAMTPDGGEFEPNDEVDRIEWLPFPAAIDRLTYERDRSLLRTLAANTE
- the rpiB gene encoding ribose 5-phosphate isomerase B, translating into MRVAIAADHAGYEMKEFLAQFVAAAGHAVTDLGTHSTEPVDYPDYAAAIGKAIASGKAERGIIVCGSGAGAAIAANKLAGIRCAQAHDTYTAHQAVEHDDANAIALGSRVIGTHLAREIVTAFLEARFSGDERHRRRVAKITALENP